One stretch of Anguilla anguilla isolate fAngAng1 chromosome 5, fAngAng1.pri, whole genome shotgun sequence DNA includes these proteins:
- the LOC118227581 gene encoding E3 ubiquitin-protein ligase arih1-like isoform X4, translated as MDSDEGYNYEFDDEEEECSEDSGEEEPEDDTLEIGDVELVDPVVAGGERDECADTGSSSLGPSQDEEDYRFEVLTAEQILQHMVECIREVNEVIQNPATITRILLSHFNWDKEKLMERYFDGNLDKLFSECHVINPSKKSRTRLMNTRSSAQDMHCQICYLNYPNSYFTGLECGHKFCMQCWGDYLTTKIIEEGMGQTISCPAHNCDILVDDNTVMRLITDSKVKLKYQHLITNSFVQCNRLLKWCPAPDCHHVVKVQYPDAKPVRCNCGRQFCFSCGENWHDPVKCKWLRKWIKKCDDDSETSNWIAANTKECPKCHVTIEKDGGCNHMVCRNQNCKAEFCWVCLGPWEPHGSAWYNCNRYNEDDAKAARDAQERSRAALQRYLFYCNRYMNHMQSLRFEHKLYAQVKQKMEEMQQHNMSWIEVQFLKKAVDVLCQCRSTLMFTYVFAFYLKKNNQSIIFENNQADLENATEVLSGYLERDISQDSLQDIKQKVQDKYRYCESRRRVLLQHVHEGYEKDLWEYIED; from the exons ATGGACTCGGACGAGGGTTACAATTATGAATTCGACGACGAGGAAGAGGAATGCAGCGAAGATAGCGGAGAAGAGGAGCCCGAAGACGACACCCTGGAGATCGGAGATGTGGAGCTGGTCGATCCCGTCGTGGCCGGTGGTGAGCGGGACGAGTGCGCGGACACCGGGAGCAGTAGCCTCGGGCCTAGCCAAGATGAAGAGGACTACCGTTTCGAAGTGTTGACTGCCGAACAGATCCTCCAGCATATGGTGGAGTGTATCAGGGAGGTCAACGAGGTCATCCAG AATCCTGCAACGATCACAAGAATACTTCTCAGCCACTTCAACTGGGACAAAGAGAAGCTGATGGAaag GTACTTTGACGGGAACCTGGACAAGCTGTTCTCAGAATGTCACGTCATAAACCCCAGCAAGAAGTCTCGGACACGACTGATGAACACGAGATCTTCAGCACAGGACATGCACTGTCAGATCTGCTACCTGAACTACCCTAATTCG taCTTCACTGGCCTGGAGTGTGGACACAAGTTCTGCATGCAGTGTTGGGGGGACTACTTAACAACCAAAATCATAGAGGAAGGAATGGGACAG ACCATTTCCTGTCCTGCTCATAACTGTGACATTCTGGTGGATGACAACACCGTAAT GAGGCTGATAACAGATTCAAAAGTGAAGTTAAAGTACCAGCACTTAATAACCAATAGTTTTGTACAG TGCAATCGACTGTTGAAATGGTGTCCGGCTCCAGACTGCCACcatgtggtcaaagtgcagtaCCCTGACGCCAAGCCCGTCAGATGCAATTGCGGACGCCAGTTCTG CTTCAGTTGTGGCGAGAACTGGCACGACCCCGTCAAGTGCAAG TGGTTGAGGAAATGGATAAAAAAGTGTGACGACGACAGCGAGACCTCCAACTGGATCGCAGCGAACACGAAG GAGTGTCCCAAATGCCACGTCACCATTGAGAAGGACGGCGGCTGTAATCACATGGTGTGCCGGAACCAGAACTGCAAAGCGGAGTTCTGTTGGGTCTGCCTGGGGCCCTGGGAGCCTCACGGCTCAGCCTG GTACAACTGCAATCGCTACAACGAAGACGACGCCAAGGCGGCGCGAGACGCCCAAGAG CGTTCCCGGGCGGCCCTGCAGCGCTACCTGTTCTACTGCAACCGCTACATGAACCACATGCAGAGCCTGCGCTTCGAGCACAAGCTCTACGCCCAGGTCAAGCAGAAGATGGAGGAGATGCAGCAGCACAACATGTCCTGGATCGAGGTGCAGTTCCTCAAGAAGGCCGTGGACGTGCTCTGCCAGTGCCGCTCCACCCTCATGTTCACCTACGTCTTCGCTTTCTACCTCAAGAAGAATAATCAGTCCATTATATTCGAG aaCAATCAGGCAGACCTGGAGAACGCCACTGAGGTGTTGTCTGGATACTTGGAGCGAGACATTTCCCAGGATTCCTTGCAGGACATCAAACAGAAAGTGCAGGATAAATACAG ATACTGTGAGAGCCGGCGGAGGGTGCTGCTGCAGCACGTGCATGAAGGCTACGAGAAGGACCTGTGGGAGTACATAGAGGACTga
- the LOC118227581 gene encoding E3 ubiquitin-protein ligase arih1-like isoform X2, whose protein sequence is MDSDEGYNYEFDDEEEECSEDSGEEEPEDDTLEIGDVELVDPVVAGGERDECADTGSSSLGPSQDEEDYRFEVLTAEQILQHMVECIREVNEVIQNPATITRILLSHFNWDKEKLMERYFDGNLDKLFSECHVINPSKKSRTRLMNTRSSAQDMHCQICYLNYPNSYFTGLECGHKFCMQCWGDYLTTKIIEEGMGQTISCPAHNCDILVDDNTVMRLITDSKVKLKYQHLITNSFVQCNRLLKWCPAPDCHHVVKVQYPDAKPVRCNCGRQFCFSCGENWHDPVKCKWLRKWIKKCDDDSETSNWIAANTKECPKCHVTIEKDGGCNHMVCRNQNCKAEFCWVCLGPWEPHGSAWYNCNRYNEDDAKAARDAQEALPLQRSRAALQRYLFYCNRYMNHMQSLRFEHKLYAQVKQKMEEMQQHNMSWIEVQFLKKAVDVLCQCRSTLMFTYVFAFYLKKNNQSIIFENNQADLENATEVLSGYLERDISQDSLQDIKQKVQDKYRYCESRRRVLLQHVHEGYEKDLWEYIED, encoded by the exons ATGGACTCGGACGAGGGTTACAATTATGAATTCGACGACGAGGAAGAGGAATGCAGCGAAGATAGCGGAGAAGAGGAGCCCGAAGACGACACCCTGGAGATCGGAGATGTGGAGCTGGTCGATCCCGTCGTGGCCGGTGGTGAGCGGGACGAGTGCGCGGACACCGGGAGCAGTAGCCTCGGGCCTAGCCAAGATGAAGAGGACTACCGTTTCGAAGTGTTGACTGCCGAACAGATCCTCCAGCATATGGTGGAGTGTATCAGGGAGGTCAACGAGGTCATCCAG AATCCTGCAACGATCACAAGAATACTTCTCAGCCACTTCAACTGGGACAAAGAGAAGCTGATGGAaag GTACTTTGACGGGAACCTGGACAAGCTGTTCTCAGAATGTCACGTCATAAACCCCAGCAAGAAGTCTCGGACACGACTGATGAACACGAGATCTTCAGCACAGGACATGCACTGTCAGATCTGCTACCTGAACTACCCTAATTCG taCTTCACTGGCCTGGAGTGTGGACACAAGTTCTGCATGCAGTGTTGGGGGGACTACTTAACAACCAAAATCATAGAGGAAGGAATGGGACAG ACCATTTCCTGTCCTGCTCATAACTGTGACATTCTGGTGGATGACAACACCGTAAT GAGGCTGATAACAGATTCAAAAGTGAAGTTAAAGTACCAGCACTTAATAACCAATAGTTTTGTACAG TGCAATCGACTGTTGAAATGGTGTCCGGCTCCAGACTGCCACcatgtggtcaaagtgcagtaCCCTGACGCCAAGCCCGTCAGATGCAATTGCGGACGCCAGTTCTG CTTCAGTTGTGGCGAGAACTGGCACGACCCCGTCAAGTGCAAG TGGTTGAGGAAATGGATAAAAAAGTGTGACGACGACAGCGAGACCTCCAACTGGATCGCAGCGAACACGAAG GAGTGTCCCAAATGCCACGTCACCATTGAGAAGGACGGCGGCTGTAATCACATGGTGTGCCGGAACCAGAACTGCAAAGCGGAGTTCTGTTGGGTCTGCCTGGGGCCCTGGGAGCCTCACGGCTCAGCCTG GTACAACTGCAATCGCTACAACGAAGACGACGCCAAGGCGGCGCGAGACGCCCAAGAG GCCCTGCCGTTGCAGCGTTCCCGGGCGGCCCTGCAGCGCTACCTGTTCTACTGCAACCGCTACATGAACCACATGCAGAGCCTGCGCTTCGAGCACAAGCTCTACGCCCAGGTCAAGCAGAAGATGGAGGAGATGCAGCAGCACAACATGTCCTGGATCGAGGTGCAGTTCCTCAAGAAGGCCGTGGACGTGCTCTGCCAGTGCCGCTCCACCCTCATGTTCACCTACGTCTTCGCTTTCTACCTCAAGAAGAATAATCAGTCCATTATATTCGAG aaCAATCAGGCAGACCTGGAGAACGCCACTGAGGTGTTGTCTGGATACTTGGAGCGAGACATTTCCCAGGATTCCTTGCAGGACATCAAACAGAAAGTGCAGGATAAATACAG ATACTGTGAGAGCCGGCGGAGGGTGCTGCTGCAGCACGTGCATGAAGGCTACGAGAAGGACCTGTGGGAGTACATAGAGGACTga
- the LOC118227581 gene encoding E3 ubiquitin-protein ligase arih1-like isoform X1, producing MDSDEGYNYEFDDEEEECSEDSGEEEPEDDTLEIGDVELVDPVVAGGERDECADTGSSSLGPSQDEEDYRFEVLTAEQILQHMVECIREVNEVIQNPATITRILLSHFNWDKEKLMERYFDGNLDKLFSECHVINPSKKSRTRLMNTRSSAQDMHCQICYLNYPNSYFTGLECGHKFCMQCWGDYLTTKIIEEGMGQTISCPAHNCDILVDDNTVMRLITDSKVKLKYQHLITNSFVQCNRLLKWCPAPDCHHVVKVQYPDAKPVRCNCGRQFCFSCGENWHDPVKCKWLRKWIKKCDDDSETSNWIAANTKECPKCHVTIEKDGGCNHMVCRNQNCKAEFCWVCLGPWEPHGSAWYNCNRYNEDDAKAARDAQEVTTAALPLQRSRAALQRYLFYCNRYMNHMQSLRFEHKLYAQVKQKMEEMQQHNMSWIEVQFLKKAVDVLCQCRSTLMFTYVFAFYLKKNNQSIIFENNQADLENATEVLSGYLERDISQDSLQDIKQKVQDKYRYCESRRRVLLQHVHEGYEKDLWEYIED from the exons ATGGACTCGGACGAGGGTTACAATTATGAATTCGACGACGAGGAAGAGGAATGCAGCGAAGATAGCGGAGAAGAGGAGCCCGAAGACGACACCCTGGAGATCGGAGATGTGGAGCTGGTCGATCCCGTCGTGGCCGGTGGTGAGCGGGACGAGTGCGCGGACACCGGGAGCAGTAGCCTCGGGCCTAGCCAAGATGAAGAGGACTACCGTTTCGAAGTGTTGACTGCCGAACAGATCCTCCAGCATATGGTGGAGTGTATCAGGGAGGTCAACGAGGTCATCCAG AATCCTGCAACGATCACAAGAATACTTCTCAGCCACTTCAACTGGGACAAAGAGAAGCTGATGGAaag GTACTTTGACGGGAACCTGGACAAGCTGTTCTCAGAATGTCACGTCATAAACCCCAGCAAGAAGTCTCGGACACGACTGATGAACACGAGATCTTCAGCACAGGACATGCACTGTCAGATCTGCTACCTGAACTACCCTAATTCG taCTTCACTGGCCTGGAGTGTGGACACAAGTTCTGCATGCAGTGTTGGGGGGACTACTTAACAACCAAAATCATAGAGGAAGGAATGGGACAG ACCATTTCCTGTCCTGCTCATAACTGTGACATTCTGGTGGATGACAACACCGTAAT GAGGCTGATAACAGATTCAAAAGTGAAGTTAAAGTACCAGCACTTAATAACCAATAGTTTTGTACAG TGCAATCGACTGTTGAAATGGTGTCCGGCTCCAGACTGCCACcatgtggtcaaagtgcagtaCCCTGACGCCAAGCCCGTCAGATGCAATTGCGGACGCCAGTTCTG CTTCAGTTGTGGCGAGAACTGGCACGACCCCGTCAAGTGCAAG TGGTTGAGGAAATGGATAAAAAAGTGTGACGACGACAGCGAGACCTCCAACTGGATCGCAGCGAACACGAAG GAGTGTCCCAAATGCCACGTCACCATTGAGAAGGACGGCGGCTGTAATCACATGGTGTGCCGGAACCAGAACTGCAAAGCGGAGTTCTGTTGGGTCTGCCTGGGGCCCTGGGAGCCTCACGGCTCAGCCTG GTACAACTGCAATCGCTACAACGAAGACGACGCCAAGGCGGCGCGAGACGCCCAAGAGGTAACCACAGCT GCCCTGCCGTTGCAGCGTTCCCGGGCGGCCCTGCAGCGCTACCTGTTCTACTGCAACCGCTACATGAACCACATGCAGAGCCTGCGCTTCGAGCACAAGCTCTACGCCCAGGTCAAGCAGAAGATGGAGGAGATGCAGCAGCACAACATGTCCTGGATCGAGGTGCAGTTCCTCAAGAAGGCCGTGGACGTGCTCTGCCAGTGCCGCTCCACCCTCATGTTCACCTACGTCTTCGCTTTCTACCTCAAGAAGAATAATCAGTCCATTATATTCGAG aaCAATCAGGCAGACCTGGAGAACGCCACTGAGGTGTTGTCTGGATACTTGGAGCGAGACATTTCCCAGGATTCCTTGCAGGACATCAAACAGAAAGTGCAGGATAAATACAG ATACTGTGAGAGCCGGCGGAGGGTGCTGCTGCAGCACGTGCATGAAGGCTACGAGAAGGACCTGTGGGAGTACATAGAGGACTga
- the LOC118227581 gene encoding E3 ubiquitin-protein ligase arih1-like isoform X3, with protein sequence MDSDEGYNYEFDDEEEECSEDSGEEEPEDDTLEIGDVELVDPVVAGGERDECADTGSSSLGPSQDEEDYRFEVLTAEQILQHMVECIREVNEVIQNPATITRILLSHFNWDKEKLMERYFDGNLDKLFSECHVINPSKKSRTRLMNTRSSAQDMHCQICYLNYPNSYFTGLECGHKFCMQCWGDYLTTKIIEEGMGQTISCPAHNCDILVDDNTVMRLITDSKVKLKYQHLITNSFVQCNRLLKWCPAPDCHHVVKVQYPDAKPVRCNCGRQFCFSCGENWHDPVKCKWLRKWIKKCDDDSETSNWIAANTKECPKCHVTIEKDGGCNHMVCRNQNCKAEFCWVCLGPWEPHGSAWYNCNRYNEDDAKAARDAQEVTTARSRAALQRYLFYCNRYMNHMQSLRFEHKLYAQVKQKMEEMQQHNMSWIEVQFLKKAVDVLCQCRSTLMFTYVFAFYLKKNNQSIIFENNQADLENATEVLSGYLERDISQDSLQDIKQKVQDKYRYCESRRRVLLQHVHEGYEKDLWEYIED encoded by the exons ATGGACTCGGACGAGGGTTACAATTATGAATTCGACGACGAGGAAGAGGAATGCAGCGAAGATAGCGGAGAAGAGGAGCCCGAAGACGACACCCTGGAGATCGGAGATGTGGAGCTGGTCGATCCCGTCGTGGCCGGTGGTGAGCGGGACGAGTGCGCGGACACCGGGAGCAGTAGCCTCGGGCCTAGCCAAGATGAAGAGGACTACCGTTTCGAAGTGTTGACTGCCGAACAGATCCTCCAGCATATGGTGGAGTGTATCAGGGAGGTCAACGAGGTCATCCAG AATCCTGCAACGATCACAAGAATACTTCTCAGCCACTTCAACTGGGACAAAGAGAAGCTGATGGAaag GTACTTTGACGGGAACCTGGACAAGCTGTTCTCAGAATGTCACGTCATAAACCCCAGCAAGAAGTCTCGGACACGACTGATGAACACGAGATCTTCAGCACAGGACATGCACTGTCAGATCTGCTACCTGAACTACCCTAATTCG taCTTCACTGGCCTGGAGTGTGGACACAAGTTCTGCATGCAGTGTTGGGGGGACTACTTAACAACCAAAATCATAGAGGAAGGAATGGGACAG ACCATTTCCTGTCCTGCTCATAACTGTGACATTCTGGTGGATGACAACACCGTAAT GAGGCTGATAACAGATTCAAAAGTGAAGTTAAAGTACCAGCACTTAATAACCAATAGTTTTGTACAG TGCAATCGACTGTTGAAATGGTGTCCGGCTCCAGACTGCCACcatgtggtcaaagtgcagtaCCCTGACGCCAAGCCCGTCAGATGCAATTGCGGACGCCAGTTCTG CTTCAGTTGTGGCGAGAACTGGCACGACCCCGTCAAGTGCAAG TGGTTGAGGAAATGGATAAAAAAGTGTGACGACGACAGCGAGACCTCCAACTGGATCGCAGCGAACACGAAG GAGTGTCCCAAATGCCACGTCACCATTGAGAAGGACGGCGGCTGTAATCACATGGTGTGCCGGAACCAGAACTGCAAAGCGGAGTTCTGTTGGGTCTGCCTGGGGCCCTGGGAGCCTCACGGCTCAGCCTG GTACAACTGCAATCGCTACAACGAAGACGACGCCAAGGCGGCGCGAGACGCCCAAGAGGTAACCACAGCT CGTTCCCGGGCGGCCCTGCAGCGCTACCTGTTCTACTGCAACCGCTACATGAACCACATGCAGAGCCTGCGCTTCGAGCACAAGCTCTACGCCCAGGTCAAGCAGAAGATGGAGGAGATGCAGCAGCACAACATGTCCTGGATCGAGGTGCAGTTCCTCAAGAAGGCCGTGGACGTGCTCTGCCAGTGCCGCTCCACCCTCATGTTCACCTACGTCTTCGCTTTCTACCTCAAGAAGAATAATCAGTCCATTATATTCGAG aaCAATCAGGCAGACCTGGAGAACGCCACTGAGGTGTTGTCTGGATACTTGGAGCGAGACATTTCCCAGGATTCCTTGCAGGACATCAAACAGAAAGTGCAGGATAAATACAG ATACTGTGAGAGCCGGCGGAGGGTGCTGCTGCAGCACGTGCATGAAGGCTACGAGAAGGACCTGTGGGAGTACATAGAGGACTga